Proteins co-encoded in one Methanobacterium veterum genomic window:
- a CDS encoding HEPN domain-containing protein: MKCKYEGCNEEVFEDDFCIMHIKLPDNEESKEFKRINELKQKKAQKMIDNNNFNFKGAILHISNINSKEEIYKKFEYQHSKELNKLIKNITKYVNDGNIIASKSRYYKEHKDLIFSYLLEKTNIEQQLNRMNASLESVTDYKKLKKLFSDLKSVEDDLLTMKLLEFLDKEIDELRKNKMDNYIFIFFINIEKYPSIGNLHYTERKGKEKQFFEYILKLFNLKRLDSIDYNIDDSNTENTLKDLINKFINYSNGETLKLEIEARDYIFAYDEANFIIDFFLGSLAFIKNFFTRPYSYGNANYSIFEIEPKYHIVLRNGKELINPDDFHLRVDLDVKLKNTIEQLNESKDLDICRNLPTYKSVYRIIEKCQQSKKDKNRLFFILKKSLSQYYSACLEEDLDYSFLKFWIISEYVIKQIVGKKNDDSIIRIMKKILSTHLKFSIEKFLEKRIRYLYNQRNKLVHEGKTGIISQEDRNLSKSIADSILIFYFNHLIEFKNVNEYNFYLQNIKENEKNLERYSQLLEKLQDNKKLRKVYSVINNIKQE; encoded by the coding sequence ATGAAATGTAAATATGAGGGGTGCAATGAAGAAGTTTTTGAAGATGATTTTTGTATTATGCATATTAAATTGCCCGATAATGAAGAAAGTAAAGAATTTAAGAGAATTAATGAATTAAAGCAAAAAAAAGCCCAAAAAATGATAGATAATAATAATTTTAATTTTAAAGGGGCTATATTGCATATTTCAAATATTAATTCAAAAGAGGAGATATATAAAAAATTTGAATATCAACATTCAAAAGAACTAAATAAATTAATTAAAAATATTACTAAGTATGTAAATGATGGTAATATCATTGCAAGTAAATCTCGTTATTATAAAGAACATAAAGATCTTATTTTCAGCTATTTACTAGAAAAAACAAATATTGAACAACAATTAAACAGAATGAATGCTTCTTTGGAATCAGTTACTGATTACAAAAAATTAAAGAAGCTATTTTCTGATCTTAAAAGTGTTGAAGATGATTTGCTTACAATGAAACTACTAGAATTTTTAGATAAAGAAATTGATGAGCTTAGAAAAAATAAAATGGATAACTACATTTTTATTTTTTTCATAAATATTGAAAAATATCCTTCGATTGGTAATTTACATTATACTGAACGTAAGGGAAAAGAAAAACAATTTTTTGAGTATATCCTAAAATTATTTAATTTAAAAAGATTAGATTCAATTGATTATAATATTGACGATTCCAATACCGAAAACACGTTAAAAGACTTAATTAATAAATTTATTAATTATTCAAATGGAGAAACTTTAAAATTAGAAATTGAAGCTAGAGACTACATCTTTGCATATGATGAAGCTAATTTTATAATTGATTTTTTCTTAGGATCTTTGGCTTTTATAAAAAATTTTTTTACAAGACCATATTCATATGGAAATGCTAATTATAGTATTTTTGAAATTGAACCAAAATATCATATTGTTTTAAGAAACGGAAAAGAGCTAATAAATCCTGATGATTTTCATTTAAGAGTTGATTTAGACGTTAAATTAAAAAATACTATTGAACAATTAAATGAAAGCAAAGATTTAGATATTTGTCGAAATTTACCTACATATAAATCAGTTTATAGGATAATAGAAAAATGTCAACAATCTAAAAAAGATAAAAATAGATTATTTTTCATCTTAAAGAAATCTCTTTCACAATATTACTCCGCATGCCTTGAAGAGGATTTAGATTATTCTTTTTTGAAATTTTGGATAATTTCAGAATATGTGATTAAACAAATTGTAGGAAAGAAAAATGATGATAGTATAATAAGAATAATGAAAAAAATATTGAGCACTCATCTTAAATTTTCAATTGAAAAATTCTTAGAGAAAAGAATCAGATATTTGTACAACCAAAGAAACAAATTAGTTCATGAAGGTAAAACAGGCATTATATCTCAAGAAGATAGGAATTTGTCAAAAAGTATAGCTGATAGTATTTTAATTTTCTATTTTAATCATTTAATTGAATTTAAGAACGTAAATGAATATAATTTCTATCTCCAAAATATCAAAGAGAATGAAAAAAATCTTGAGAGATATTCCCAATTATTAGAGAAGTTACAAGATAATAAAAAGTTGAGAAAAGTATATTCTGTTATAAATAATATAAAGCAGGAGTGA
- a CDS encoding metal-dependent hydrolase family protein: protein MTEYSLIHNGTLINGTGDEPLLNAAILIKDNEIVEVGEENLITLPDEEIKRVDAGGMFILPGFIDTHMHLMANGFKDKDTLYDPLSLYFYKGAENCRKTIEAGVTTVRDAGLADLGVKMAVEQGLILGPRILICVMPLSITGGHFDFWRASGFDIKISYPGLPEHICDGVEEVRKRVREIIRCKADFIKVMVTGGVMSANDGPEHTQFTVEELKVMVEEGKNHGGIKVMAHGHGAEGIKNALKAGAHSIEHGSYLDDEAIQMMIDKGTYLVPTFVVMHHNKKLAEAGALPEWGIEQAIEIVDIHKKNIKKAYEAGVRIAMGTDCGVVSHGINLEELGFLCDMGMSAEEAIVAGTKTAAECIGYDDKIGTIEEGKLADVIICKKDPIAHIRALGNPDNIILVMKDGKIVKDLRN, encoded by the coding sequence ATGACAGAATATTCTCTTATCCATAACGGGACTTTAATTAACGGCACTGGAGATGAACCTCTCCTTAATGCAGCTATTTTAATTAAAGATAACGAAATTGTTGAAGTTGGTGAGGAAAACTTAATTACCCTGCCTGATGAGGAAATCAAAAGGGTTGATGCCGGCGGGATGTTCATTTTGCCGGGATTCATAGATACCCATATGCACTTAATGGCAAACGGGTTTAAAGATAAAGATACGCTCTATGATCCCCTTTCACTCTATTTTTATAAAGGCGCGGAAAACTGCAGGAAAACAATTGAAGCAGGCGTAACTACTGTAAGAGATGCAGGCCTTGCAGATCTAGGCGTTAAGATGGCAGTTGAACAGGGATTAATACTAGGCCCCCGGATACTGATCTGTGTAATGCCCCTTTCTATAACTGGCGGACATTTTGATTTCTGGCGTGCTTCAGGTTTTGACATCAAGATTTCTTACCCCGGTCTCCCCGAACATATTTGTGATGGTGTGGAGGAAGTACGTAAAAGAGTTAGAGAAATAATCCGCTGCAAAGCAGATTTTATTAAAGTAATGGTCACAGGCGGAGTTATGAGCGCCAATGACGGCCCAGAACATACACAGTTTACAGTGGAAGAATTGAAAGTTATGGTGGAAGAAGGGAAAAATCATGGCGGAATAAAAGTAATGGCACATGGACATGGGGCTGAAGGGATTAAAAATGCTCTTAAAGCGGGTGCTCATTCAATAGAACACGGGAGTTACTTAGATGATGAAGCAATTCAAATGATGATAGATAAGGGCACATACCTTGTGCCGACATTTGTAGTTATGCACCATAACAAAAAACTTGCCGAAGCAGGTGCGTTACCCGAATGGGGAATAGAACAAGCCATTGAAATTGTTGATATACATAAAAAAAATATAAAGAAAGCTTATGAAGCTGGTGTTCGCATTGCAATGGGTACTGACTGTGGTGTTGTATCCCATGGGATTAATCTGGAAGAATTAGGCTTTTTATGTGATATGGGGATGAGTGCAGAAGAAGCCATAGTAGCAGGGACTAAAACTGCCGCAGAATGCATTGGATACGATGACAAAATTGGTACAATCGAGGAAGGTAAATTAGCAGACGTTATAATCTGTAAAAAAGACCCTATTGCACATATAAGGGCTCTTGGAAATCCAGATAACATAATACTGGTAATGAAAGATGGGAAAATTGTAAAAGACCTCAGAAATTAA
- a CDS encoding Mrp/NBP35 family ATP-binding protein: protein MSSEEEERKKAVMEQEVEIIKRMSKIKHKIAVMSGKGGVGKSTVSVNLAAAFAKKGYKTGIMDADVHGPNVPKMLGVEGKNLGYSEEGITPVETEEGIKVMSVGFFLSSQDTPVIWRGPAKTGAIKQFFAEVNWGDLDVLIIDNPPGTGDEPLTVLQTVPLDGVVLVTTPQSVVQEDVTKGVNLVKNLNIPIIGVIENMSGFICPHCENEILIFGKGTGAKLAEEMDIPFLGRLPLDVETASASDIGTPVVIKEPESEISVRISKIVDKIESKIISKS from the coding sequence ATGAGCTCTGAAGAAGAAGAGCGTAAAAAAGCGGTAATGGAACAGGAAGTTGAAATTATAAAAAGGATGAGTAAGATCAAGCATAAAATTGCAGTAATGAGTGGAAAAGGAGGAGTGGGTAAATCCACGGTATCGGTAAACTTAGCTGCTGCCTTTGCCAAGAAAGGATATAAAACAGGTATTATGGACGCAGATGTACATGGGCCAAATGTTCCAAAGATGTTGGGAGTAGAAGGAAAAAATTTAGGTTACAGTGAAGAGGGTATAACACCTGTTGAAACCGAAGAAGGGATAAAGGTCATGTCTGTAGGATTTTTTTTATCTTCACAGGATACTCCGGTTATATGGAGAGGTCCTGCAAAAACAGGGGCAATAAAACAATTTTTTGCAGAAGTTAACTGGGGTGATTTAGATGTTTTAATTATTGATAATCCTCCAGGCACTGGAGATGAGCCTTTAACTGTTTTACAGACTGTTCCATTAGATGGAGTCGTTTTAGTTACCACACCTCAATCTGTAGTTCAGGAAGATGTAACCAAGGGTGTTAATTTAGTTAAAAATCTAAATATTCCAATTATTGGAGTTATTGAGAATATGTCTGGTTTCATCTGCCCCCACTGTGAAAATGAAATTTTAATATTTGGTAAAGGTACGGGTGCTAAACTGGCTGAAGAAATGGACATTCCTTTCCTGGGGAGACTGCCTTTGGATGTGGAAACAGCGTCTGCTTCGGATATTGGGACTCCTGTTGTAATTAAAGAGCCTGAATCAGAGATTTCAGTTAGAATATCAAAAATTGTGGATAAAATTGAGTCAAAAATTATTAGCAAGTCTTAA
- a CDS encoding zinc-ribbon domain-containing protein yields the protein MAKVCQNCGNKNKNAAKFCENCGTSLTNTESTQEGIKDWWDNQSSNSKYGIGLIGFCCLFVIVGLIALGISGMSSSDTASTYSQSTMTTVSNNTQSADTTSQPIVLSGKGQEATKTFHLNGGLTRFEMTHNGNSNFIVHLMDTNGNVQEYVVNEIGAYNGSQAFNVPEGDYLLNVEADGSWTVKITQES from the coding sequence ATGGCAAAAGTATGTCAAAATTGTGGGAATAAAAATAAAAATGCTGCAAAATTCTGTGAAAATTGTGGAACATCATTAACCAACACTGAAAGTACTCAAGAAGGAATAAAAGATTGGTGGGATAATCAAAGTAGTAATTCGAAATATGGAATAGGTTTAATTGGTTTTTGTTGTCTATTTGTAATAGTAGGATTAATTGCTTTGGGAATAAGTGGAATGTCATCTTCAGATACAGCATCGACATATTCGCAGTCAACTATGACAACAGTGTCTAATAATACACAATCTGCAGATACTACAAGTCAGCCAATTGTTTTATCTGGTAAAGGGCAGGAAGCTACTAAAACTTTCCATTTGAATGGTGGATTAACTAGGTTCGAAATGACACATAATGGAAATTCTAATTTCATTGTACATTTGATGGACACTAATGGAAATGTTCAAGAATACGTGGTAAATGAAATCGGCGCTTACAATGGTTCACAAGCATTTAATGTGCCTGAAGGGGATTATCTTTTAAATGTAGAAGCTGACGGTTCATGGACAGTGAAAATTACTCAAGAAAGCTAA
- a CDS encoding DUF120 domain-containing protein, with amino-acid sequence MKIKGIVVSGTKKGAYFMSQSIYRDQFEDKLHFRPFVGTLNVHVEDNDSQKVEKLLESDIPEIKGEKTFGDVKFKKATLNDEVEGAVIFPEKTHHSKDVVEFIAPQNLKERFHISDGSSVTINIPD; translated from the coding sequence ATGAAAATTAAAGGTATTGTAGTTTCAGGAACAAAAAAAGGCGCATATTTTATGTCGCAATCAATTTACAGGGATCAATTTGAAGATAAACTTCATTTCAGGCCATTCGTTGGTACTTTAAATGTTCATGTTGAAGATAATGATTCACAAAAGGTTGAAAAACTTTTAGAAAGTGATATTCCCGAAATAAAAGGTGAAAAAACTTTTGGTGATGTTAAATTTAAAAAAGCAACTCTAAATGATGAAGTTGAAGGAGCAGTAATTTTTCCAGAAAAAACTCATCATTCAAAAGATGTTGTTGAGTTTATAGCTCCCCAAAATCTTAAAGAAAGGTTCCATATTAGCGATGGAAGTTCCGTAACTATAAATATTCCAGATTAA
- a CDS encoding winged helix-turn-helix transcriptional regulator, whose translation MTENKKYCCPVAAAIDEIGGKWKPLILWALKDQTLRFSEINRELPAITQRMLTKQLRELERDDLVNRKVYAEVPPKVEYSLTAKGKSVIPILKLLCDWGEEYCKSKICLNVLE comes from the coding sequence ATGACTGAAAATAAAAAGTACTGCTGTCCAGTAGCTGCAGCAATAGATGAAATAGGTGGAAAATGGAAACCACTAATTTTATGGGCATTAAAGGATCAAACGTTAAGGTTCAGCGAAATTAACAGGGAATTACCTGCTATAACACAGCGCATGCTTACAAAACAGCTCCGGGAATTGGAAAGGGATGATTTAGTTAACAGAAAGGTCTATGCAGAAGTGCCTCCAAAAGTGGAATACTCGCTTACTGCAAAGGGTAAATCCGTTATACCTATTTTAAAATTACTCTGTGATTGGGGAGAAGAGTACTGTAAGTCTAAAATCTGTTTAAATGTATTAGAGTAG
- a CDS encoding DUF2769 domain-containing protein, whose protein sequence is MAKVPKNEETMIKCICNACPTYNECMQSGKLGVFCSAGDEIRCFENEQGCNCQDCTVSSDFDFSTVYHCKDGSADRQMESRSR, encoded by the coding sequence ATGGCAAAAGTCCCAAAAAATGAAGAAACAATGATAAAGTGCATCTGTAATGCATGCCCCACATATAATGAATGCATGCAGAGCGGAAAATTAGGAGTATTTTGCTCCGCAGGTGATGAAATAAGATGTTTTGAAAATGAACAAGGGTGTAACTGCCAGGACTGTACAGTTTCATCAGATTTTGATTTCTCAACTGTTTACCACTGCAAAGATGGATCAGCCGACAGGCAAATGGAATCCAGATCAAGATAA
- a CDS encoding DUF5518 domain-containing protein — MGEMMVEIKSTPIITGIILAIILATLFKMISGSWGEYAGVLLATIYVGFSVSGNYTNGTVHGALVGTIGAIIAGIFSIMGFKALLGIIEAAVGLDAIILLIVIWAVVGAIGGTIGVIIKESGTSKEKPVT, encoded by the coding sequence ATGGGTGAAATGATGGTTGAAATAAAATCGACACCCATAATAACTGGTATAATCTTAGCAATAATACTGGCAACGCTCTTTAAAATGATATCGGGATCATGGGGCGAATATGCCGGCGTACTTTTAGCGACAATATATGTAGGTTTTTCTGTTAGTGGAAACTATACAAATGGCACAGTTCATGGTGCACTAGTGGGTACTATAGGGGCAATAATCGCCGGAATCTTTTCAATTATGGGTTTTAAAGCGTTATTGGGAATAATAGAAGCAGCAGTTGGGTTGGATGCAATAATTTTATTAATTGTTATCTGGGCAGTTGTTGGAGCTATTGGTGGAACAATAGGAGTCATTATAAAAGAATCAGGAACATCAAAAGAAAAACCTGTAACTTAA
- a CDS encoding GIY-YIG nuclease family protein, producing the protein MVYGHIYKIVNYKTNKVYIGQTTGKPDKRWKDHLKKLRMNTHHSRHLQSSFNKYGNVFNFQVLNYATSKKALDKLEMEYIARYKSTDQKYGYNILIGGGGVRHTPSMKKHKSLLLTRNNPMKNPETAKKMGKTVRNSGIVNGKNNPRYRHDVPDASYINFLYADLLLTSGDIAKLYNTSKEHINHRLKNYGSVPKNKPLQNTKGLCRLSRYNSMHKWVTDDKITIGDYPGVNFDKRNNRWRVAFNINKEKHKFGSFLLKEDAVQECKRLRKIYDVEEYDSSNKGKDNPKYRPDLPDNSYLTFLYWDLLLTLNEIAKLYDTHASTIQRRLQKHGTVIKSESLRNVKGLCRLSRYNFSYREVTDAPIIIRDYPGVSRHKSGRWAIAFSINKKQRKFGSFLLKEDAIFECKRLRKEYGVMLL; encoded by the coding sequence ATGGTATACGGGCATATTTATAAAATCGTAAATTATAAAACGAATAAAGTGTATATTGGCCAAACTACCGGGAAACCAGATAAAAGATGGAAAGATCACCTTAAAAAATTGAGAATGAATACACATCACAGCCGCCATTTACAAAGCAGTTTTAATAAATATGGAAATGTTTTTAATTTTCAAGTTTTAAACTACGCCACATCAAAAAAAGCATTAGATAAGCTCGAAATGGAATATATTGCCAGATATAAAAGTACTGATCAAAAATACGGCTATAATATATTAATTGGTGGTGGAGGGGTAAGACATACTCCTTCAATGAAAAAACACAAATCTCTACTTTTAACTAGAAATAATCCCATGAAAAACCCAGAAACAGCTAAAAAGATGGGCAAAACCGTCAGAAATAGTGGAATTGTAAATGGTAAAAATAACCCAAGATATAGGCATGATGTCCCTGATGCTTCTTATATTAATTTTTTATACGCTGATTTACTTTTAACCTCTGGAGATATAGCAAAATTGTACAATACTTCCAAAGAACATATTAACCACAGGCTTAAAAATTATGGGTCTGTCCCTAAAAATAAACCATTGCAGAATACTAAAGGCCTTTGCAGATTGAGCCGGTACAATTCGATGCATAAATGGGTTACAGATGATAAAATAACCATTGGAGATTATCCTGGAGTAAATTTTGATAAAAGAAATAATCGATGGCGAGTTGCATTTAATATAAATAAAGAAAAGCATAAATTTGGCTCTTTTTTACTAAAGGAAGACGCAGTTCAAGAATGTAAAAGGTTACGTAAAATATACGATGTGGAAGAATATGATTCTTCCAATAAAGGCAAAGATAATCCAAAGTATAGGCCAGATCTTCCAGATAATTCTTATTTAACATTTTTGTATTGGGATCTACTTTTGACATTGAATGAAATAGCAAAACTGTATGATACTCATGCCTCGACTATACAGCGCAGATTACAAAAGCATGGCACAGTAATTAAATCAGAATCGTTAAGAAATGTTAAAGGATTATGCAGACTTAGCAGATATAATTTTAGTTACAGGGAAGTAACCGATGCTCCAATTATTATAAGAGATTATCCTGGAGTTAGCAGGCATAAATCTGGAAGATGGGCTATTGCATTTAGTATTAACAAAAAACAGCGTAAATTTGGTTCTTTTTTGCTAAAGGAAGATGCTATTTTTGAATGTAAACGGTTAAGGAAAGAATACGGCGTAATGTTGTTATAA
- a CDS encoding NifB/NifX family molybdenum-iron cluster-binding protein, with amino-acid sequence MSLKVAIASSNGKSIDMYFGQAPNFLIFEIKKNGDSEFIGMRKNIPPSDDPNLLENHDKALAKSVDLISDCDVVLASQVGPSASKALLSCSVQPYSIQGLLIEKALKKLASSKLVFKPVPRPIIH; translated from the coding sequence ATGTCACTAAAAGTTGCAATTGCAAGCAGTAATGGGAAATCTATAGACATGTATTTTGGCCAGGCCCCAAACTTCCTTATATTTGAAATTAAAAAAAATGGAGATTCTGAATTTATTGGAATGCGTAAAAATATTCCACCTTCAGATGATCCAAACTTGTTAGAAAATCATGATAAAGCACTTGCAAAGAGTGTTGATTTAATCTCAGATTGTGATGTAGTACTTGCAAGCCAAGTTGGTCCTTCTGCATCCAAAGCCCTTTTATCGTGCAGTGTACAACCATATTCTATCCAGGGGCTCCTGATTGAGAAAGCTTTAAAGAAATTAGCTTCTTCAAAGCTAGTTTTTAAGCCAGTACCAAGACCTATAATCCATTAA
- a CDS encoding DUF5518 domain-containing protein, giving the protein MIVSWRAVIIGAVIAIVLAIIFGMVSLIYGPMIAVLIAGIVVGYMVDTDIATGAVHGAIAGLVGGIIALILGLLIGSSFGLAGSVIGAALIIAWIIDIIVGAIGGIIGSAVTGRRV; this is encoded by the coding sequence GTGATAGTTAGCTGGAGAGCAGTAATCATAGGGGCTGTTATAGCCATAGTACTTGCAATAATTTTTGGAATGGTTTCTCTCATTTATGGTCCAATGATAGCAGTGTTAATAGCAGGTATAGTAGTGGGATACATGGTTGATACAGATATAGCAACAGGAGCAGTACACGGTGCAATAGCAGGCCTTGTTGGTGGAATAATAGCATTAATACTCGGATTATTAATTGGTTCTTCATTTGGTTTAGCAGGATCAGTAATAGGTGCAGCTCTAATAATTGCATGGATAATTGACATTATCGTAGGTGCAATTGGCGGTATTATAGGTTCTGCAGTAACTGGAAGAAGAGTTTAA
- a CDS encoding response regulator translates to MKLTRILIIEDNFKDVRLIQEMLKEIPSFSFEFKHVERLDEGLKSIKNDEFDVLLLDLNLPDSFGIETFIEAYKNAPHLPIVILSGAADEEAALDAVHEGAQDYLMKGEVDGKLLARSIFYAIERKQIEEELVKHRDHLEELVEKRTLGLKEANKQLRIEINERKRAEEEIMASLEEKKILLDEIQSRIQNSLHTIISIIDSEYLQNGCKNSSEFNQEIENRAKAVELINEKLCQSEDFAMIDFAEYIRDLTDYLFDFYGANSNLINLEMDIEGIPLDIDVAIPCGLIINELVTNSLKHAFKSEIKGKVQIKFHSNDKTWLTVSDNGMGLPESFKLEHTETSGLRLVNKLVKQLNGKIELNVNGGTEFKIIF, encoded by the coding sequence ATGAAACTTACTCGGATTTTGATAATAGAAGATAATTTTAAAGATGTCCGGTTGATACAGGAAATGCTTAAGGAAATTCCTTCATTTAGTTTTGAGTTTAAACATGTAGAACGTTTAGATGAAGGACTTAAATCTATTAAAAACGATGAATTTGATGTATTATTACTTGATCTTAATTTACCTGACTCATTTGGGATTGAAACATTTATTGAAGCATATAAAAATGCCCCACATTTGCCCATTGTAATATTGAGCGGTGCTGCTGATGAAGAAGCAGCATTGGACGCAGTACATGAGGGAGCTCAAGATTATTTGATGAAAGGGGAAGTTGATGGTAAATTACTGGCACGTTCTATATTTTATGCCATTGAAAGGAAACAGATAGAAGAAGAACTGGTAAAACACAGGGATCATCTAGAGGAACTGGTTGAAAAGCGTACTCTTGGGCTGAAAGAAGCAAATAAACAACTTAGAATAGAAATAAATGAACGTAAACGGGCAGAAGAGGAAATTATGGCATCTTTAGAGGAGAAAAAGATACTTCTCGACGAAATTCAAAGTAGAATTCAAAATAGTCTGCATACAATTATAAGTATAATAGACAGTGAATATCTGCAAAATGGATGTAAGAATTCCAGTGAATTTAATCAGGAAATTGAAAATCGTGCAAAAGCTGTTGAATTAATTAATGAAAAGCTTTGCCAGTCTGAAGATTTTGCAATGATTGATTTTGCAGAGTATATTAGAGATCTTACAGATTATTTATTTGATTTTTATGGGGCCAATTCTAATTTAATCAATCTTGAGATGGATATTGAAGGTATACCCCTTGATATTGATGTTGCAATTCCATGTGGCCTTATTATTAATGAACTTGTTACAAATTCACTTAAACATGCATTTAAATCTGAAATTAAAGGGAAAGTACAAATTAAATTCCATTCCAACGATAAAACATGGTTAACTGTGTCTGACAATGGTATGGGTCTCCCTGAAAGTTTTAAACTTGAGCATACAGAAACTTCTGGTTTAAGACTTGTAAATAAATTGGTAAAACAGCTTAATGGAAAAATTGAACTTAATGTCAATGGTGGAACTGAATTTAAAATTATTTTTTAA
- a CDS encoding helix-turn-helix transcriptional regulator yields MSEEILKLYGKVRDDLKFLTASDVRTRIIITLNGGLKSLRDLKDETNLSSATILHGMNQLDEKNFILKQSGGYSLSQTGKIVAIHLISLIKASTSLGELEKIFLRHEIEAIPEYLLETIGSLKNSVVVESTPTDVMKPHTVYAELLSKAKEINYISSVLLPQKIEMFEDLLESSSLQLMVTPEILDKWIEIKGRENLKKATEEKDFKIWKIDDARMSFTVTDKFIALGLFSTDGIYDLHKYLIDEDVEAIDWGNRLFEHYLKKAEEVKL; encoded by the coding sequence ATGTCTGAAGAGATTTTAAAGCTTTATGGAAAAGTAAGGGATGATTTAAAGTTTCTCACAGCTTCTGATGTTAGAACAAGGATTATTATAACTTTAAATGGTGGATTAAAAAGTTTACGCGACCTTAAAGACGAAACAAATTTGAGTTCAGCAACTATTTTACATGGAATGAACCAGCTCGATGAAAAAAATTTCATACTTAAGCAGTCGGGAGGTTATTCCCTTTCTCAGACCGGTAAAATTGTCGCAATTCATTTAATAAGTCTCATAAAAGCTTCTACATCTCTGGGAGAGCTTGAAAAAATATTTTTAAGGCATGAAATAGAGGCTATCCCTGAATATTTACTTGAAACTATTGGTAGTTTAAAAAACTCGGTGGTAGTCGAGTCTACGCCTACAGATGTTATGAAACCCCATACAGTTTATGCTGAACTTTTATCAAAGGCCAAAGAGATTAATTACATATCTTCAGTCCTTCTTCCTCAAAAAATAGAGATGTTCGAGGATTTACTGGAAAGCAGTTCCCTTCAGCTTATGGTAACGCCTGAAATACTGGATAAATGGATCGAAATAAAGGGCAGAGAAAACTTGAAAAAAGCGACTGAAGAAAAAGATTTTAAAATATGGAAGATAGACGATGCAAGAATGTCTTTTACAGTAACAGATAAATTTATTGCACTGGGCTTGTTTTCAACTGATGGAATATATGATCTTCATAAATATTTAATAGATGAAGATGTTGAAGCGATTGATTGGGGAAATCGGTTGTTTGAACATTATTTAAAGAAAGCTGAAGAGGTTAAACTGTAA
- a CDS encoding DUF5518 domain-containing protein codes for MVNWRTVIIGFILAVVLSEFLGFIGLTIGAAFGSNGGTTGQIIGYLLATIYVGYSINGNYINGAIYGAIIGFIGGLASLIVTGVIFGTFVVTTGSITALSLESILYGIIGAIGGIIGFIISVYFSIKGEPAV; via the coding sequence ATGGTCAACTGGAGAACTGTAATTATTGGTTTCATTTTAGCGGTAGTATTATCTGAATTTCTTGGATTCATTGGATTAACCATTGGGGCAGCTTTTGGATCAAATGGAGGCACTACTGGACAAATTATTGGATATCTTTTAGCAACAATATATGTTGGTTACAGTATTAATGGAAATTATATAAACGGTGCAATTTATGGTGCAATTATAGGTTTCATTGGAGGACTAGCATCTTTAATTGTTACAGGAGTCATTTTTGGAACTTTTGTAGTAACCACTGGTTCAATAACAGCTTTATCACTAGAATCAATACTTTATGGTATTATTGGGGCCATTGGCGGAATTATTGGGTTCATCATCAGCGTGTACTTCTCAATAAAAGGAGAGCCTGCGGTTTAA
- a CDS encoding DUF5518 domain-containing protein — translation MVNWKAVIIGFILTVIFTSILNQVIGSFGSYIGVITAGIIVGYMVNYNWMNGVSENRRFSEKQKSLIFGAIHGGLIGILGGIVAVIIVLIVGGGPYIVESFGVLLLVEIIADVILGAVGGAFGAMIA, via the coding sequence ATGGTAAACTGGAAGGCAGTAATTATTGGTTTCATTCTTACAGTTATTTTTACTTCAATTTTAAACCAGGTTATTGGAAGTTTTGGTTCATATATTGGAGTTATAACCGCAGGTATAATTGTAGGGTACATGGTTAATTATAATTGGATGAATGGGGTTTCAGAAAATCGCAGATTTTCTGAAAAACAAAAATCTTTGATTTTTGGAGCTATTCACGGTGGATTAATTGGAATTCTTGGGGGGATAGTTGCTGTAATCATTGTATTAATTGTGGGGGGAGGACCCTATATAGTGGAATCATTCGGTGTTCTTTTACTGGTTGAAATAATTGCTGACGTAATTTTAGGTGCAGTTGGAGGAGCTTTTGGAGCTATGATAGCTTAA